In one Gopherus evgoodei ecotype Sinaloan lineage chromosome 1, rGopEvg1_v1.p, whole genome shotgun sequence genomic region, the following are encoded:
- the KDELR3 gene encoding ER lumen protein-retaining receptor 3, whose protein sequence is MNIFRILGDVSHLLAMIILLVKIWRSKSCAGISGKSQILFALVFTTRYLDLFTTFISLYNTVMKVIFLVCAYITVYMIYVKFQKTFDREHDSFRLEFLLVPVTGLSFLENHSFTALEILWTFSIYLESVAILPQLFMISKTGEAETITTHYLFFLGLYRALYLANWIWRYYTENFYDQIAVVSGVVQTIFYCDFFYLYVTKVLKGKKLSLPMPV, encoded by the exons ATGAATATATTCCGGATCCTGGGAGATGTCTCCCATTTGCTGGCTATGATCATATTACTGGTCAAGATCTGGAGATCCAAGTCCTGTGCTG GTATCTCTGGGAAGAGCCAGATCCTTTTCGCTCTTGTCTTCACGACCCGCTATCTTGACCTGTTCACCACCTTCATCTCACTCTATAACACCGTGATGAAG GTCATTTTCTTGGTGTGTGCCTACATCACAGTGTATATGATCTACGTGAAGTTCCAGAAAACATTTGACAGAGAGCATGACTCCTTCCGTCTGGAATTCCTCTTGGTCCCCGTCACAGGCTTGTCATTTCTGGAGAACCACAGCTTTACTGCCTTAGAG ATCCTCTGGACCTTCTCCATCTACCTGGAATCAGTAGCCATCCTTCCTCAGCTCTTCATGATCAGTAAGACAGGGGAGGCAGAGACCATCACGACCCACTACCTCTTCTTCCTGGGTCTTTATCGTGCGCTCTACCTTGCCAACTGGATCTGGCGCTACTACACAGAAAATTTCTATGACCAGATTGCCGTGGTTTCTGGGGTGGTACAGACCATCTTCTACTGTGATTTCTTCTATCTCTACGTCACTAAAG TCTTGAAGGGAAAGAAGCTAAGCCTCCCAATGCCAGTCTGA